Sequence from the Balaenoptera acutorostrata chromosome 4, mBalAcu1.1, whole genome shotgun sequence genome:
AATCATGTAGGTCACGTTAAGACATTTGGATGTAGTgtaaaaaaaaagcttcttttgtttgtttctttagtatATTTGTCTTAACTTCTCAGAAAGAGTATAAACTTCTTGGGGGCTTATtaatactcaatatttttatccTCCAAGGTACTACTACCCTTTTTAAATATACACTTTGTAAACATGGGGTGGAACTCAGAAGACTGAATTCTGATCCCAGCTCTATGAACTAGCTGTAGGTCATGTCATTTCTTTGTTTCCTCATATGGTGATTGAGGAGATTGGATAGCTCCCTTCTAGTGCTAAAATTTGACGTCCTTATGAACATATGTGAAAGAATGTTGAAGACATTATAAGTGCTATATTAATACATGATGTATAATATGAATACAGAAGGGTTATAGATAAGTTAAATTTATTGCCCTAGAAGTCCCAAATTATGCCACAGAAATAGCTGCTTTTTGTCATATGCTctggcatttttttaaatgccttccaCTATTTATTATACTTCACTCAGGTTAATAATTAACACCTAGTACCATTCTATCTTATATCTCATCTTCTCATCTTCTTTTGCAacttctttaataaaataaacgTGTTATCTCCCCCGAACtattttgtctgttctttccTCTTGGTTATTTCATGCATCTCAAATAGCCTCATACACAATCATACCTCTGTTTTTTTCAAACACTCTACATTTATCTTCTaaggatatttattttgtgaCTTTCAGAAAAACTGTCCTCTCAGATTACTCTCCTAGAGGCTCAGAAGAGAACTGGAGAGGCAGATAGAGACGTCAGTGAGGTAAgtgatgcattctttttttaaaaaaattatttattttatttatttatttttggctgtgttgtgtcttcgtagCTGTGtgtggacttttctctagttgcggtgagtgggcactcttcgttgtggtgcgcaggcttctcattgcagtggcttgtcttgttgtggagcacaggctctaggtgcccgggcttagtagttgtggctcgcgggctctagggcacaggctccgtagctgtggcgcaccggcttagttgcttcgtggcatgtggaatcttcccagaccagggcttgaacccatgtctcctgcattggcaggcggattcttaaccactgcaccaccagggaagaccgaTGCATCCTTAAAATAATCAGAATATGAGCTCAATCAAAGGGAGGTAATTTCAAACCTAAGCTTTTCTGCAGTTTTCTAATGTTGACAGAGAATTACATTACCTGGAAACTGAGATTTAAGAGTCATAAtggttattatttatcttttactctcatttgtttctaaatatttggaatttttttgttcGTTCAGAACCAACGCAAGTACAGTAGCACTTGCTTGGGATTTGATAACCCATTTTTCATGCTAGGTTATCATTTATTTCAGCTTCTTTACCCATCTCAGAAAAGTTTCTCAGTGAAGAGATTAGATAAAGTCTCTAGTCTCTCCCCAAATCCCCTTCCCCAGTTGGCACAGTTTCACTTAGGATTATATTAAAAAGGGTATCGTCAGAGAATGGTGCTTTTTATAACCTAAAAATTACTGTAAGAAATGTATGGTTGCTCAATATTCTGCTGATTTAAGAGTACTGTTAGCTGTACTGTGTTTAATTGTCCTTCCAATCAAGAAGTCAGTGATAGACTCATAAATGGCTTTGGGGAATAATgtaacttccttttttaaaaaaattaattaattaatttatttttggctgtgttgggtcttcgttgctgcgcgtgggctttctctagttgtggcgagcaggggctactcttcgttgcagtgcatgggcttctcattgcggtggcttctcttgttgtggagcacgggttctaggtgcacaagcttcagtagttgcagcacatgggttcagtagttgtggctcgcgggctctggagcacaggctcagtagttgtggctcacgggcttagtttttctgtggcatatgggatcttcccagaccagggattgaacccatgtccccaaactcatttaataaaatactaaatttGCCATGAGAGTCACTGGTTTTGTTTCCCAAGAAAACAATTATAGAATAATTTATGTGGATTGAGCAGTCTAACACAGTAATCCTTGTAATAGTAACTTGGTTAATATTTTGTAAAACAGGTCCATAATGTCTTCCCAATCCCCAACAGAACtcctttttgattattttatccTGGTAATTTATCTCAATCAACATGTTTGATATTTGTCTGTTAATGGCTGTCTTATCTAATACTTCCCATTTCAATAGATAGTTTAGGAAAAGGAATCCCTAACTTCCTCCTTGGCATGGgatgaaacaaaaatttaattcatttcctgcttccctttttatttttaagcagttCTTAGGAGAAATAAGTAGTTTTAATATGAAGAAAGTTTCCCAAGTGaggaatatttagaaaatgagtCTCAGGTTTCCTTAGGTCTTATGAATATGACATGACCTCAGTGCAGGATTGACAGGATGCCCTCAGAGGTCCAAGTTgggaaaactgattttaaaagtatttagcaGTTTTATGGTAAGAAGGTTTGGACAGAAAAGTTTTAGGTTttggaaaatacacaaaatacCAGTTTTTACTTaggctccttccttccttccttcctccctccctccctttctttctttctttctaataaatttatttatttattatttatttatattggagatttatttattttggctgcactgggtcttcgttgcagcacgcaggcttctctagttgcggtgcacaggctctagagtgtgcaggctcagtagttgtggcgtgagggcttagttgcggtatgtgggatcttagttccctgaccagggattgaacctgggccgcctgcattgggagtgcggagtcttaaccactggaccaccagggaagtccctacttaaGCTCTTTTCTATAAAACATTCGATtgaggctttttctttctttttttaaaaacagatgagCATGGTTGATATTGCCAGGCTCAACAAGAGCAGCTCTTCTGCTGAGGAAAGTGGACAAGATGTCCTGGAGAACACATTTTCTCAGAAGCATAAAGAACTATCCATTTTATTGTTGGAAATGAAAGAAGCTCAAGAGGAGATTGCATTCCTTAAGTTGCAGCTTCAAGGCAAAAGGGCAGAGGGTGACCCTGAGGTCCTtgaccaaaaagaaatgaaacagacaGTGAGTGAAGGAATACCTTCAGTTAAAATGACAGTATTGCTTGAAGATACAGGGCAACATTTTCCCCCCATGCCAAATGAAGAGAGTGGTCTTCCAacaactgagaaagaagaacagatgaGCATTAAATACCAACACAGAACATCTGAGGAAATATCTTTAAATGACACTGGAATGGAATTAAAATCAGCAAAGcaggatgatgatgataaatCCCCTTCTGTGGTATCAGGTATTTGTCAGCATCACCAGGATGAATTGGAAAAGCTAAAAGGTCAAATTTTGGAGCTTGAGCTAAACCTTCATAAAGCAGAAGAGATCTATGAGAAAAATTTAGATGAGAAAGCTAAGGAAATAGGAAACCTAACCCAGCTGATTGAAGAGTTTAAGAAAAATGCTGAAAACACCAATAGTGCATTCACTGCTTTGTCTGAAGAAAGAGACCAGCTTCTTTCTCAGGTGAAGGAACTTAGTGTGGTAACGGAACTGAGGGCTCAGGTACAGCAACTGGAAGTGAACCTTGCAGAAGCAGAAAGGCAAAGAAGACTTGACTATGAAAGCCAGACTGCTCATCACAACTTGCTCACTGAACAGATCCACAGTCTCAGCATAGAAGCCAAATCTAAAGATGTAAAGATTGAAGTTTTACAGAACGAACTGGATGATGTGCAGGTTCAGTTTTCTGAGCAGAGTACAGTGATCAAAAGCCTGCAGAGCCAGCTGCAGAAGAAGGAAAGTGAAGTGCTCGAGGGGGCAGACCGTGAGAGGGATATCTCAAATAAGGTGGAAGAACTTTCACAGGCTCTTTCACAGAAGGAACTTGAAATAGCAAATATGGACCAACTCttactagagaaaaagaaagatgtggAAATCCTCCAACAAACCATCGAGGAGAAGGATCAGCAAGTGACAGAAATCAGCTTTAGTATGATGGAGAAAATGGTTCAGCTTAATGAAGAGAAGTTTTCTCTTGGGGTTGAAATTAAGACACTTAAAGAACAGCTGAATTTATTATCCAGAGCTGAAGAGGCCAAAAAAGAGCAGGTGGAAGAAGATAAAGAAACAGTTTCTGGCATTAAACAGAATTATGATGAGCTGAACCCAGTAGGGCTAATAAGTAAAGAAGAACTTCAGTATGAATTAGACCTTGTAAAGAAAGAAAgtgagcagagaaaaagaaagctccAGGCTGCTCTTATTAACAGAAAGGAACTTCTACAGAGAGTCAGTAGATTAGAAGAGGAATTGGCCAAAGTGAAATATGAACCCAGGAAAGACACCCCACTCAGTGAGAGTGAGAGGAGGGAAATGGAGGAAgataaagaaagcaaagaagactTAGAAAAATGTGTGACTTCTAAGTGCCAAGAAATAGAAATGGTAATATCTTTAAAACAGGTAATATCCGAGAAGGAAGTGGAACTAGAGCACGTAAGGAAGGATTTGGAAGAAAAGGCAGCAGCTGAAGAACAGTTACAGGCTGTGGTCAAACAGATGAATCAGAATTTGCAAGAGAAGACAAACCAAATAGATCTGCTCCAAGCAGAAATCATTGAAAACCAAACAGTTATCCAAAAGTTAACCACAGGTAACAAGGATGCAGGTGATGGGGACTCAGCAGCACCTGTAAAAGAAGCAGCAGCCATCAGTCCACTTGGTGCAGGTAGTGGAGAACACTGGAAAccagaactggaagaaaaaatagtggaccttgaaaaagaaaaggagcaaCTTCAAAAGAAGCTACAGGAAGTATTAACCTCTCGCAAGGTGATTCTAAAAAAGGCACAGGAGAAAGAAAGACATCTTCGGGAGGAACTCAAGCAACAGAAAGATGACTATAATCGCTTGCAAGAACAGTTTGATGTGCAAAGCAAGGAAAGTGAGAACATTGGGGACCAACTAAGGCAACTACAGATTCAAGTAAAGGAATCTTCGGACAGAAAACTCCCAGGCAGTGGCCAGCGGGAACCAGGTTCTCCCAGTCAAGGTTTAGAAGAACCTTTATTCAAAGCCACAGAGCAGCAACCTGCTCAACCTGCTTCAGAGTCTGACTTGTGCCCAGACTGGCCTTCTCATCCTGGAGATACAAATGGTCTGCAGGGCAATACTGCTATTGCCCGGATTAAGACACAGCTGAAAGAAATAGAGGCTGAGAAAGAAGAGTTAGAGTTGAAGGTTAGCTCTACAGTAAGTGAGCTGACTAAAAAATCAGAAGAGGTATTTCAGTTACAAGAGCAGATAAATAAACAGAATTTAGAAATCCAAAGTCTGAAGGCAGCATCCCATGAAGCTGAAGCCCACGCAGAAAGCCTGAGGCAACAACTGGAAAGCAGTCAACTAGAAATCACTGGATTAGAACATTTAAGAGAATTACAGCCTGAACTAGGTGAACTGCAAAAACTCATaagcaaaaaagaagaagaagttaGATACCTTTCTGGACAGCTTAGTGCGAAGGAAACAGCCCTTACTAAAGTACAGACAGAGATAACAGAACAAGAGGATTTAGTGAAGGCTCTGCATACACAGCTGGAAATGCAAGCCAAAGCACATGATGAGAAGATAAAGCAGTTACAGGTGGAGCTTTGTGAAATGAAGCAGAAACCAGAAGAGATTGGAGAAGAAAGTAAAGCAAAGCAACAAATACAGAGGAAACTGCAAGCTGCCCTTATTTCCCGAAAAgaagtactaaaagaaaacaaacgtCTCCAAGAAGAGTTGTCTTTGGCCAGAGATACCACTGAACATCTCACCAAGTCTCTGGCAGATGTGGAAAACCAAGTTTCTgctcaaaataaagagaaagatataTTCTTAGGAAAGTTAGCTCTTTTtcaggaagaaagagacaaactcattgcagaaatggacagatctttAATGGAAAATCAAAGTCTCAATGGTTCTTGTGAAAGTCTGAAATTAGCTCTGGAGGGTCTTACTGAAGACAAGGAAAACTTagtgaaagaaattgaatcttTGAAATGTTCTAAGATTGCAGAAAGCACTGAGTGGCAAGAGAAACACAAAGAGTTACAAAAGGAATATGAAATTCTTCTGCAGTCCTATGAGAATGTTAGTAATGAGGCAGAAAGGATTCAGCATGTGGTAGAAACTGTGAGGCAAGAGAAGCAAGAACTATTCGGCAAGTTAAGAAGCACAGAAGGAAacaagaaagagacagaaaagcagTTGCAGGAAGCTAAACAGGAAATGGAGGAGAtgaaagaaaagatgagaaagtTTGCTAAATCTAAACAGCAGAAAATCCTAGAGTTGGAAGAAGAGAATGAGAGGCTTAGAGCAGAGGTACACCCTGCAGGAGGTACATCTAAAGATAGTATGGAAGCACTTATTTCTTCCAATTCTGACATGAAGGAGGAACTAGAAAGGGTCCAAACAGAGTATAAGACCCTTTCTAAGGAGTTTGAGGCTTTAATGATGGAGAAGGACTCTTTAAGTGAAGAGGTTCAGGATTTAAAGCATCAGATAGAAGATAATGTATCCAAACAAGCTAGCCTGGAGGCCACTGAGAAACATGATAACCGGATGGTTGTCACTGAAGAGGCAACCCAGTCTGCTCCAGGTGAGGCCCATGAGCAAAACTCTCCCAGTGTGAGCCCAAGGTCTGAAAATTCAGAATCCATTCATTCAGAGAACAGTGCCAAGCCTGATATAAGTGAGAATGTCAGCTTACATGATGCAATTAATAATTACCTACAGCAGATGGATCAGCTCAAAGAAAGAATCACTGAATTAGAGGAGGACAAGCAGAAAGACAAGGAATTTAGCCAGACTTTAGAAAATGAGAGAGCTGCTTTATTGAGTCAAATATCAGCAAAGGATGGTGAACTAAAAATGCTTCAGGAAGAAGTAACCAAAATAAACTCGATAAATCAGCAAATCCAAGAAGAACTTGCCAGAGTTACCAAGCTAAAGGAGAcagcagaggaagagaaagatgatTTGGAAGAGAGGCTTATGAATCAATTAGCAGAACTTAATGGAAGCATTGGGAATTACTATCAGGATGTTACAGATGCCCAAATCAAAAATGAGCTACTAGAATCTGAAATGCAGAACCTTAAGAAGTGTGTGAGTGAATTGGAAGAAGAAAAGCAGCAGTTAGTCAAGGAGAAAACTAAGGTGGAATCAGAAATACGAAAAGAAtatatggagaaaatacaaggtgCTCAGAAAGGGCCTGGCAATAAAAGTCATGCAAAGGAACTTCAGGagctgttaaaagaaaaacagcaagaaGTAAAGCAGCTGCAGAAGGATTGCATTAGGTACCAAGAGAAAATCAGTGCTCTGGAGAGAACTGTTAAGGCCTTAGAATTTGTTCAGACTGAGTCCCAAAAAGATTTGGAAATAACCAAAGAAAATCTGGCTCAAGCCAATGAACATCGCAAGAAGGCAGAAACAGAATTAGCTAGCTTCAAAGTACTGCTAGATGACACTCAAAGTGAAGCAGCAAGGGTCCTAGCAGACAATTTCAAGTTGAAAAAGGAGCTTCAGTCAAATAAAGAGTCAGTTAAAAGCCAAATGAAACAAAAGGATGATGATCTTGAGCGAAGACTGGAGCAGGTAGAGGAGAAACACCTGAAAGAGAAGAAGAATATGCAAGAGAAACTGGATGCTTTGCATAGAGAAAAAGTCCACTTAGAAGAGACATTTGGAGAGATTCAGGTTACTTTGAACAAGAAAGACAAGGAAGTTAAGCAACTTCAGGAAAACTTGGATAGTACTGTGGCCCAGCTTGCAGCTTTCACTAAGAGCATGTCTTCCCTCCAGGATGATCGGGACAGGGTGATAGATGAAGCCAAGAAATGGGAGAGGAAGTTCAGTGATGCTATTCAaaccaaagaagaagaaattagacTTAAAGAAGAGAATTTCAGTGTTCTAAAGGATCAGCTTAGGCAGATGTCCATCCACATGGAGGAATTGAAGATCAACATTTCCAGGTAAATGAATAATGACTTTTTTTGTGCTTCCAAAGGTAATTGAAGGCAAAGGAAGTCTCTATTTAAACTATTTCTATTCTCTTTAATATTATGGGACTAATTTTGGTTTAAATTCTCCCCGAAGATGTATTCCCTCTCACTTCTGTCTCTCTCGCTCTCTTGCAAATGACATGCAAATGACTTTCTGCTACAACTTGTATTAACATGAAAAATTCACATCTGCTTCTCTACCCATCTTTCTACTGAGAGATCTCTtagatttcttcctttcttctcatttccGTTATCGTTGTCTGAATTTTTACCATAGTACATATTATTGTACTCTCAAATTACTGCCTTAGCCTCTGAAACGatctcctcttttctcttcctcataTTCCACATCAATTCATACTGCATATGCCTGCTAGAGTTACTTTCTTCAAACTCCAATTTTATATCACTTTTCAAGCTCAGGAAATAACAGTGTCCCCCACACTTTGTACTCTCATCTTTAGTAGGATCCTTCTGCTCTGAGACAGGTCTCCTCATTGCCTCTCATACCAAGATTATTCCGTTAAGGGGCCAGGCAACAGCTTGTCTAGAGCAAAGAACAAAATTGGGGGCACTCTTTAGAGTGTCCAAGGTCATGTCACTAAATTAGCAACAtactttggagtttatttttatacgAATTCTTAGGTGCAATATACCTTTAATACAGAACATTCAGTAGAGCTAATACCTCTTTATTAAAAAGATGAACGCCTTCAATTACGAATATTTATTCACTTGTAGATCTGAGTACATGTTGTAGTATGTGTTCCCTAGGCATCAAGTACTTTTCCCTTGAAATCTGTAATTAAtgaccttctctctttttctaggCTTGAACATGACAAGCAGATTTGGGAGTCCAAAGCTCAGACAGAGGTCCAGCTTCAGCAGAAGGTCTGTGATACTCTacaaggagaaaacaaagaaCTTTTTTCCCAGCTAGAAGAGACTCGACATCTATACCGTAGTTCTCAGGATGAATTAGCTAAGTTGGAATCAGAACTGAAGATTCTCAGAGACCAGTCAACTGATTTAAATAactctttagaaaaatataaggaaaataaagaaaatttggaagGGATCATAAAGCAGCAAGAGGCTGATATCCAAAATTGTAAGTTCAGTTATGAACAGCTAGAGACAGATCTTCAGGCCTCCAGACAACTGACCAGTAGGCTGCATGAAGAAATAAACATGAAAGAGCAGAAGATTATAAGCCTGCTTTCTGCCAAGGAACAGGCAGTCCAAGTAGCTGTTGCTGAACTGCATCAGCAGCatgataaagaaattaaagaattggAAAATCTGCTgtcccaggaggaagaggagaatacTGTTTtagaagaagagaacaaaaaagctGTTGACAAAACCAATCAGCTTATGGAAACactgaaaaacatgaaaaaggagaacatgCAACAGAAGGCTCAGTTGAATTCCTTTGTTAAATCCATGTCTTCTCTCCAGGATGACCGAGACCGTGTAGTAGGTGACTACCAACAGCTGGAAGAGCGACATCTCTCTGTGATCTTGGAAAAAGACCAACTCATCCAGGATGCTGCTACTGAGAATAATAAGCTGAAGGAAGAAATTCGATGCTTGAGAAGTCATATGGATGATCTCAATTCTGAGAATGCCAAGCTCAATGCAGAACTGATCCAATATAGAGAAGACCTGAACCAAGTG
This genomic interval carries:
- the GOLGB1 gene encoding golgin subfamily B member 1 isoform X5 → MLSRLSGLANVVLHELSGDETDENMRASLEPELPQESDMEFNDRTQEDVLERLAYTEQLVQELKEIIGQKDAQLQQKDEILQEERKAADNKIKKLKLHAKAKLTSLNKHIEEMKAQGGTVLSTELQSEEQLSKHDKSSTEEEMEVEKIKHKLEEKEELISSLQAQLSQAQAEQATQFAKSSTEMEEFLMMKKQLQEKEELISTLQTQLSQTQAEQAAQQVVREKDARFETQVRLHEDELLQLVTQADVETEMQQKLRVLQRKLEEHEEALLGRAQVVDLLQQELTAAEQRNQIFSQQLQQIEAEQSTLRNTIETERQESKILMEKMELEVAERKLSFHNLQEEMHHLLEQLEQAGQAQAELQSRYSALEQKHKTEMAEKTSHILSLQKTEQELHSACDALKDQNSKLLQDKSEQAAHSAQVIQQLEDQLQEKSEEINQFLNKATLLKHEIASQTSLPDVANEGTQAVTEESIAFLQKRVVELENEKGALLFNSIELEELKAENEKLSSQITLLEAQKRTGEADRDVSEMSMVDIARLNKSSSSAEESGQDVLENTFSQKHKELSILLLEMKEAQEEIAFLKLQLQGKRAEGDPEVLDQKEMKQTVSEGIPSVKMTVLLEDTGQHFPPMPNEESGLPTTEKEEQMSIKYQHRTSEEISLNDTGMELKSAKQDDDDKSPSVVSGICQHHQDELEKLKGQILELELNLHKAEEIYEKNLDEKAKEIGNLTQLIEEFKKNAENTNSAFTALSEERDQLLSQVKELSVVTELRAQVQQLEVNLAEAERQRRLDYESQTAHHNLLTEQIHSLSIEAKSKDVKIEVLQNELDDVQVQFSEQSTVIKSLQSQLQKKESEVLEGADRERDISNKVEELSQALSQKELEIANMDQLLLEKKKDVEILQQTIEEKDQQVTEISFSMMEKMVQLNEEKFSLGVEIKTLKEQLNLLSRAEEAKKEQVEEDKETVSGIKQNYDELNPVGLISKEELQYELDLVKKESEQRKRKLQAALINRKELLQRVSRLEEELAKVKYEPRKDTPLSESERREMEEDKESKEDLEKCVTSKCQEIEMVISLKQVISEKEVELEHVRKDLEEKAAAEEQLQAVVKQMNQNLQEKTNQIDLLQAEIIENQTVIQKLTTGNKDAGDGDSAAPVKEAAAISPLGAGSGEHWKPELEEKIVDLEKEKEQLQKKLQEVLTSRKVILKKAQEKERHLREELKQQKDDYNRLQEQFDVQSKESENIGDQLRQLQIQVKESSDRKLPGSGQREPGSPSQGLEEPLFKATEQQPAQPASESDLCPDWPSHPGDTNGLQGNTAIARIKTQLKEIEAEKEELELKVSSTVSELTKKSEEVFQLQEQINKQNLEIQSLKAASHEAEAHAESLRQQLESSQLEITGLEHLRELQPELGELQKLISKKEEEVRYLSGQLSAKETALTKVQTEITEQEDLVKALHTQLEMQAKAHDEKIKQLQVELCEMKQKPEEIGEESKAKQQIQRKLQAALISRKEVLKENKRLQEELSLARDTTEHLTKSLADVENQVSAQNKEKDIFLGKLALFQEERDKLIAEMDRSLMENQSLNGSCESLKLALEGLTEDKENLVKEIESLKCSKIAESTEWQEKHKELQKEYEILLQSYENVSNEAERIQHVVETVRQEKQELFGKLRSTEGNKKETEKQLQEAKQEMEEMKEKMRKFAKSKQQKILELEEENERLRAEVHPAGGTSKDSMEALISSNSDMKEELERVQTEYKTLSKEFEALMMEKDSLSEEVQDLKHQIEDNVSKQASLEATEKHDNRMVVTEEATQSAPGEAHEQNSPSVSPRSENSESIHSENSAKPDISENVSLHDAINNYLQQMDQLKERITELEEDKQKDKEFSQTLENERAALLSQISAKDGELKMLQEEVTKINSINQQIQEELARVTKLKETAEEEKDDLEERLMNQLAELNGSIGNYYQDVTDAQIKNELLESEMQNLKKCVSELEEEKQQLVKEKTKVESEIRKEYMEKIQGAQKGPGNKSHAKELQELLKEKQQEVKQLQKDCIRYQEKISALERTVKALEFVQTESQKDLEITKENLAQANEHRKKAETELASFKVLLDDTQSEAARVLADNFKLKKELQSNKESVKSQMKQKDDDLERRLEQVEEKHLKEKKNMQEKLDALHREKVHLEETFGEIQVTLNKKDKEVKQLQENLDSTVAQLAAFTKSMSSLQDDRDRVIDEAKKWERKFSDAIQTKEEEIRLKEENFSVLKDQLRQMSIHMEELKINISRLEHDKQIWESKAQTEVQLQQKVCDTLQGENKELFSQLEETRHLYRSSQDELAKLESELKILRDQSTDLNNSLEKYKENKENLEGIIKQQEADIQNCKFSYEQLETDLQASRQLTSRLHEEINMKEQKIISLLSAKEQAVQVAVAELHQQHDKEIKELENLLSQEEEENTVLEEENKKAVDKTNQLMETLKNMKKENMQQKAQLNSFVKSMSSLQDDRDRVVGDYQQLEERHLSVILEKDQLIQDAATENNKLKEEIRCLRSHMDDLNSENAKLNAELIQYREDLNQVISRKDCQQKQLLEAQLQQTKEVKSEYAKLEEKLKESEEAKEELQRSSLALQEEKRGLSKEIENLKVSLSQLKKQLTALQEEGTLGIFQAQLKAKEEEVQKLNTTLALSQKRITELEEELVRVQKEAAKKVGEIEVKLKKELKHLHHDAGIMRNETETAEERVAELARDLVEMEQKLLMVTKENKDLTAQIQSFGRSMSSLQDSRDHASEEVEELKKKYEASLKELAQLREEQGLLSKERDVLVSKAAFPINSTEDNSLPHLEKLNQQLLSKDDQLLHLSSQLEDSYNQVQSFSKAMASLQNERDRLLSELEKFRKSEEGKQRSAAPPATSPDEVQSLKKAMSSLQNDRDRLLKELKNLQQQYLQINQEITELRPLKAQLQEYQDKTKTFQIMQEELRQENLSWQHELHQLRMEKSSWEIHERRMKEQYLMAIADKDQQLSHMQNLMRELRSSSPPTETHTVQYQRQASPETPASLDGSQNLVYETEHLRTQLNDSLKEIHQKELRIQQLNSKFSQLLEEKNTLSIQLCDTSQSLRENQQHYSELFNHCAVLEKQVQELQVGPLNIDVAPGAPQEKNGAHRKGDPEELRGPQLSFSEAQQQLCNTKQEMNELRKLLEEERDQKVAAEAALSMAEEQIRRLEHGEWDSARSPIIGSCGSQEQALLIDLTSNSCRRTRSGAGWKRVLRSLCHSRTRVPLLAAIYFLLVHVLLVLCFTGHL